A genomic window from Fusarium oxysporum Fo47 chromosome VIII, complete sequence includes:
- a CDS encoding alkaline-phosphatase-like protein, protein MSQSHRLPPKPLPLKVDSKNGGDRPNYIIFMPDQLRYDSLGCTTGPDSEIKTPNIDAFAARGSLFTNCFTQASVCSQSRCSMFTGTYPHVSGHRSLENLIKPWEPNIFRSLKESGYHVACLAPRGDTFAPTVTELSLSEYGFLETPEFTPKFAGGGREVDESIWGRLFYRGLRDADKALDYDEAVVRSALTWLDCPPTDKPWVLFVPLIFPHCPFQVEEPYFSMYDRSKVSSVEATVDKKTGYEPRYMKSIREKYGTHRATDEIWREIKATYYGMITRLDDQFGRVLTKVDELGIWKDTVTMFFTDHGEYLGDHGLIEKWPSGLSETLVHEPLIIGGAGLPEGKRIHAMTEMVDLVPTMLETSGIGESFAHNGLSWIPLLCGDAKTHKQYSFSEGGFLTSEEPILEQAPYPYDLKAGLQHEDTTLVGKAISLRDENWTYVYRLYEPAELYHRHNDPHELYNLAQDPEYKELADKYEKATLKWLLEGADVMPWTKDPRFPEVKLKSPREQMEERLKQVKSD, encoded by the coding sequence ATGTCACaatctcatcgtcttcctccgAAACCACTGCCTTTGAAGGTTGATTCCAAAAATGGAGGAGACAGGCCGAATTACATCATTTTTATGCCTGATCAGTTGAGATATGACTCTCTCGGCTGTACAACTGGCCCCGATTCTGAGATCAAGACGCCGAATATCGATGCATTCGCTGCAAGGGGGAGTCTTTTCACCAATTGTTTCACGCAGGCTTCTGTGTGTTCGCAATCGAGATGTAGCATGTTCACTGGAACGTACCCTCATGTCAGTGGTCATCGAAGTCTCGAGAACCTTATCAAGCCATGGGAACCAAATATCTTTCGGAGTCTGAAGGAGTCGGGATATCATGTTGCGTGCCTTGCACCACGAGGCGACACTTTTGCACCGACTGTCACGGAGCTGAGTCTTAGTGAATACGGGTTCCTTGAAACACCAGAGTTTACGCCAAAGTTTGCTGGTGGTGGACGAGAGGTGGATGAGAGTATTTGGGGACGATTGTTTTATCGTGGATTGAGAGATGCGGATAAAGCTTTGGACTATGATGAAGCTGTGGTGAGATCTGCTTTGACGTGGTTGGATTGTCCTCCTACGGATAAGCCATGGGTTCTTTTCGTGCCTCTCATCTTTCCTCACTGCCCCTTCCAAGTTGAGGAGCCGTACTTTTCTATGTATGATCGCTCCAAAGTCTCCAGTGTTGAAGCGACGGTCGACAAGAAGACGGGATATGAACCGCGGTATATGAAGTCAATTCGGGAGAAGTATGGTACACATCGCGCCACGGATGAGATTTGGAGGGAGATCAAGGCGACATACTATGGTATGATCACACGCCTGGATGATCAGTTCGGTCGAGTGCTCACAAAGGTCGATGAGCTTGGTATTTGGAAGGACACTGTTACCATGTTCTTCACTGACCATGGAGAATATCTTGGTGATCATGGGCTCATTGAGAAGTGGCCTTCAGGTCTCTCAGAGACACTGGTTCACGAACCTCTTATCATTGGCGGCGCGGGACTGCCAGAGGGAAAGAGGATTCATGCAATGACGGAAATGGTGGACTTGGTACCGACGATGCTGGAGACGTCGGGAATCGGAGAATCATTCGCTCACAATGGACTCTCATGGATTCCTCTTCTCTGCGGCGATGCCAAAACGCACAAACAGTACTCTTTCTCTGAAGGTGGTTTCCTAACATCCGAGGAGCCCATTCTCGAACAAGCGCCATACCCCTATGATCTCAAAGCCGGGCTTCAGCACGAGGATACCACGTTGGTTGGAAAAGCTATTTCACTGAGAGATGAGAACTGGACTTACGTGTACCGACTGTACGAGCCGGCGGAGCTGTATCATCGACATAACGATCCTCATGAGCTTTATAATCTGGCTCAAGATCCGGAGTATAAAGAGTTGGCGGACAAGTATGAGAAGGCAACCCTGAAGTGGTTGTTGGAGGGGGCTGATGTCATGCCTTGGACGAAAGATCCGAGATTCCCGGAGGTTAAGTTGAAGAGTCCGAGGGAGCAGATGGAGGAGAGGCTGAAGCAGGTCAAGAGCGATTGA
- a CDS encoding and other transporter-domain-containing protein has product MPSLDAEMWAWYALTVIVVFARMASRRMLLGSFKRMLADDYLMTVTMITYTALLAIVSVLTRTPTNLINPDDHIVLTPEDIKLREYGSKLVLVTEHMQMITLWGVKGCLLFMYSRLTMSLKQNFLVKLVAGYVVVGFVVMQILWFAAWCRPFNHYWQVPPDDLNCSAETNHMITNAVINISSDIMIIILPMPVFLQSQLPLKRKIILCGVFALGIFTILAATMSKIYSLGDPYGTEWSYWYIREVSTAVIAANLPLTWTLLQRVFRLGSFHAKYGKSSNQRTGEGTSRFRSAYGNLSSMDRRPKKTTFVEPGMSFSESQEEINGKDIPLKIYQKNEVTVNITTEEASPDKRSPSPPGQAGLERINFGEVNAHGGSENGDKSANEMELGVVTKPHVKVQERLLRTSSSIPCLGDHGCPRKLFDKGTMFSRVNPFDRAHIIMVHGLKGHPYKTWRRKQNPNNMDKPSTHPEKEAPKPRTSKRLELRQGFKAFLKGSSSSSRQDSSLTESTSNTVPALENGDLTVFWPADLLPQNCKKARILTFGYDTKITKFTSGPTNTNSIFSHGKDFLFSLGREYVPDRPMIFVAHSLGGILVKEWARSMLSSLKFQTTSTILDTLGLKTTDLERAHEAFCRLWHQYDFQVKTFQESFGLTGIDLGVLGNKVVPHESSLIGDPREHAETLQANHKQMSRFSSAQDPNYIKVAGEIKDFYTAIDNAHSRISLTPELTQILEMKAGQKKRSLSDEGSLDDLDQKVLDDLLAALRFDGMNTRRECILTPAVNTGQWLFQDQTFRLWTTTTDPSQHLLLIKGKPGAGKSTLMKELARRMQRSERRGDICASFFIDAGGELLQRCPAGIFRSLLYQLLLQSGICSPATQATFARRILICSIKDAIINTALPSVEWSQSLLANLLTETLVFLASLGKPVFIFVDALDELSAEMQRQQVDFWSLQQLCFQGLRGPRICLSCRHFPNIAVAGCLELALDAYNQGDILNYITQRLNARISAQEEPWRRELTNRICALSSGVFLWVALVVDETLASYDKGTSLLELVRRVHEMPAELEKLYGKMLTITAFGNPLVVGKMFQWVLAANRPLRLDEWHHILAFIQPSKPASLANWRKSESYTENDHQLERKIKSLSRGLLEVSSKQHDILAEKNAEVSSINAGAGSLDHEEGSARVVRVIHQSVYDFFIYKGGFRNLGLESVNPLADCHCTIANTCIDYLFIPELDEYVVARQHVDMASLVSASLCSETSFRTEEAPKVEAQRQGRGSRHTFEGLEALRPWQPLEVVENWLAGGALSSYTGSITGSAKHSVSSESLATATSRVLDDYPALLVYTITEIMQHIEFAKLDLNPTQKTQNLMARLGDDAIWKRLRALQQEKRTRKRTAEWIEAVTRNREADRQLTIHSRISTRLPPPANGPRSPRSITSFSSASSFSHQISNSSSEWLDAKVGHFPGRISSSDVHISIMGVFTKFRFFNRRLALSCVLIAVSTFNYGFDNQAFATTQAMDAFDKQFGVWNEKTGTYILEPSWLSLFNSLNYIGFAAGVLIGTWISSRWGRRWCMFVMSVYALGTATIAVTSFHREQIMAARILNYVYVGMELGVVPTFQSEIVPAQARGFMVGSYQLSLAVGGLVINSICFGTSSLPDNRAWRIPLGMFYIVPSIVVAGIWFVPESPRWLLRKNRVEEARKSLQQIREGAFTDEEIDAEFTELKVSLEQETEQGRFVELLRGINLKRTLIVMAVNFYQQAGGQAFVSQYGTIYVKSLGTINPFGFSLITSAISIISITCILLWTDIVGRRVLMMASSITMFVAMMTMGGLGIVSPVDDSRKKGVISMMAVFASGFGMGWAPLVYVVTTELSALRLRDLTSRVGFTTNVIMNFTVNFSIPYLIYDKYAGLNSKVGFIFGGIMATALVFVYFCVPECKGKTLEQVDFLFNQGVPIRQFGKVDAAEMMRATQEEDGLGKVHSDGKDNTVTAERRV; this is encoded by the exons ATGCCGTCCCTCGATGCTGAGATGTGGGCGTGGTACGCCTTGACGGTGATTGTGGTGTTTGCGCGAAT GGCGTCCCGTCGTATGTTGCTCGGGTCATTCAAGCGTATGTTGGCAGATGATTACCTCATGACGGTGACAATG ATCACGTATACTGCCCTCTTGGCAATCGTCAGCGTCCTCACACGAACACCCACCAACCTCATCAATCCCGACGATCACATCGTACTCACCCCTGAAGACATCAAGCTCCGAGAATATGGATCGAAACTGGTACTCGTCACGGAACACATGCAGATGATTACCCTCTGGGGCGTCAAGGGCTGTCTACTGTTCATGTACAGCCGACTGAC AATGAGTTTGAAGCAAAACTTCTTGGTCAAGCTGGTGGCAGGATATGTCGTCGTTGGATTCGTTGTCATGCAGATCTTGTGGTTTGCTGCTTGGTGTCGGCCTTTTAATCACTACTGGCAGGTTCCTCCTGATGACT TGAACTGTTCAGCTGAGACCAACCATATGATCACCAACGCCGTCATCAATATCTCTTCGGacatcatgatcatcatcCTTCCTATGCCTGTCTTTTTGCAATCTCAGCTGCCGCTCAAGAGAAAGATTATTCTCTGTGGTGTCTTTGCGCTTGGTATCTTTACT ATACTGGCAGCAACCATGAGTAAGATCTACAGTCTCGGCGACCCCTACGGCACAGAATGGTCATATTGGTACATCCGCGAAGTCTCAACCGCCGTCATCGCCGCCAACCTCCCTCTCACATGGACCCTCCTGCAACGTGTCTTCCGCCTCGGTTCATTCCACGCCAAGTACGGAAAATCCTCCAACCAGCGCACCGGCGAAGGAACGTCCCGATTCCGATCAGCATACGGAAACCTCAGCAGTATGGATAGACGACCCAAGAAGACCACTTTTGTGGAACCTGGAATGAGTTTCTCAGAGAGTCAGGAAGAGATTAATGGGAAGGATATCCCGTTGAAGATTTATCAGAAGAACGAGGTTACTGTTAACATCACTACTGAAGAGGCGTCGCCCGATAAACGatcgccatcaccacctGGTCAGGCTGGATTAGAGAGGATCAATTTCGGGGAGGTAAATGCGCATGGCGGTAGTGAGAATGGTGATAAATCTGCGAATGAGATggagcttggtgttgttaCCAAG CCTCATGTCAAAGTCCAAGAACGCTTACTCCGCACCTCATCATCCATCCCTTGCTTGGGTGATCATGGATGCCCAAGGAAGCTCTTCGACAAGGGAACAATGTTCTCCAGAGTTAATCCCTTCGACCGGGCTCA CATTATTATGGTTCATGGTCTGAAAGGCCACCCATATAAAACATGGCGACGCAAGCAAAATCCGAATAACATGGATAAGCCATCAACGCACCCCGAAAAAGAGGCACCGAAGCCGAGGACTTCGAAACGACTCGAACTTAGACAAGGCTTCAAGGCGTTCTTGAAAGGCTCGTCAAGCAGCAGCCGACAGGACAGCAGTCTCACAGAATCAACAAGCAACACTGTCCCAGCTCTAGAGAATGGTGATCTTACTGTTTTCTGGCCTGCTGATTTACTCCCGCAAAACTGCAAGAAGGCTCGAATTCTGACATTTGGTTATGATACGAAGATAACCAAGTTTACCTCTGGGCCGACTAACACAAACAGTATTTTCTCCCATGGCAAGGATTTTCTGTTCTCGCTGGGGCGCGAATACGTGCCAGACCGTCCTATGATATTTGTTGCTCACAGTCTCGGTGGAATCCTGGTGAAGGAG TGGGCAAGGTCAATGCTTAGTAGTCTGAAGTTCCAAACAACATCCACAATCTTAGACACTCTGGGCCTCAAGACTACAGACCTGGAACGCGCTCATGAAGCGTTCTGCAGACTTTGGCATCAGTATGATTTTCAGGTCAAGACCTTTCAAGAAAGCTTTGGTCTTACTGGAATCGACCTGGGTGTCTTGGGAAACAAGGTCGTACCTCATGAGTCTTCCTTGATTGGGGACCCGAGGGAACATGCAGAGACTCTGCAGGCCAATCATAAGCAGATGAGTCGCTTCAGTAGTGCTCAGGACCCGAACTACATCAAGGTTGCTGGGGAGATTAAGGATTTCTATACCGCCATCGATAACGCTCACTCTAGGATCTCGTTAACTCCGGAGCTAACTCAGATTCTTGAAATGAAAGCTGGTCAGAAAAAGAGGTCTCTTTCTGATGAGGGTTCCCTGGATGACCTAGACCAGAAAGTGCTCGACGACCTTCTCGCAGCACTACGCTTCGATGGAATGAATACTCGCCGGGAGTGTATCTTGACACCTGCCGTGAATACCGGACAATGGCTATTCCAAGACCAGACATTCCGTCTTTGGACGACTACAACTGATCCAAGCCAGCATCTACTCTTGATCAAAGGAAAGCCAGGAGCAGGCAAGTCAACCTTGATGAAAGAGCTTGCACGACGTATGCAACGTAGTGAGAGAAGAGGCGATATCTGtgccagcttcttcattgATGCTGGTGGCGAGCTCCTGCAACGGTGCCCGGCTGGGATATTCCGATCATTGCTCTACCAGCTTTTGTTGCAGAGCGGAATATGCAGCCCGGCCACACAGGCGACCTTTGCGAGGCGGATCTTGATCTGTAGCATCAAGGATGCTATAATTAACACCGCTCTGCCTTCGGTAGAGTGGAGCCAGAGTCTTCTAGCAAACTTGCTTACAGAAACGCTTGTATTTCTAGCGTCGTTGGGTAAACCGGTATTTATCTTCGTAGATGCACTTGACGAATTAAGTGCTGAGATGCAGCGACAGCAGGTTGACTTCTGGAGTCTCCAGCAACTATGCTTTCAGGGGCTAAGGGGGCCAAGAATCTGCTTATCCTGCAGACATTTTCCAAACATTGCCGTTGCTGGCTGTCTAGAATTGGCCTTGGATGCTTACAACCAGGGAGATATCCTGAATTACATCACACAGCGACTCAATGCGCGAATCTCCGCACAAGAAGAACCCTGGAGGAGAGAACTGACGAACAGGATCTGCGCTCTATCATCAGGTGTTTTCCTCTGGGTCGCCTTGGTGGTGGACGAAACTCTCGCCAGTTATGATAAGGGCACCAGTTTACTTGAGCTTGTCCGGCGCGTCCACGAAATGCCAGcagagctcgagaagctgtATGGGAAGATGTTGACAATAACCGCATTCGGGAATCCTCTAGTGGTGGGAAAGATGTTCCAGTGGGTCCTTGCAGCAAACAGACCGCTGCGGCTTGATGAGTGGCATCATATACTCGCTTTTATCCAGCCGTCGAAACCAGCCTCGCTTGCGAACTGGCGAAAATCAGAGTCTTATACCGAGAATGATCATCAGCTTGAAAGGAAGATTAAAAGTCTATCGAGAGGTCTATTGGAAGTCAGCAGCAAGCAGCACGATATCCTGGCGGAGAAGAACGCAGAAGTGTCATCGATCAATGCTGGTGCTGGATCTCTGGACCATGAAGAGGGCTCAGCACGCGTCGTGCGTGTTATCCACCAGTCTGTTTACGACTTCTTCATATACAAAGGAGGATTCAGGAACCTGGGCTTGGAGAGCGTCAACCCTCTTGCAGATTGCCATTGCACCATCGCAAACACTTGTATCGACTACCTGTTCATCCCTGAGCTGGATGAGTACGTTGTTGCTCGACAACACGTAGACATGGCAAGTTTAGTCAGTGCCTCATTATGCTCTGAGACCTCTTTTAGAACTGAAGAAGCTCCAAAGGTTGAAGCTCAGCGACAGGGACGAGGTTCTAGGCATACCTTTGAGGGCTTGGAGGCATTGCGCCCCTGGCAGCCTCTTGAGGTCGTTGAGAACTGGCTGGCTGGAGGGGCTTTATCTTCATACACAGGCTCCATTACAGGTTCTGCAAAACATTCTGTCTCGAGTGAGTCTCTTGCCACTGCTACATCGCGGGTTCTGGACGACTACCCAGCTCTACTCGTATATACGATCACAGAAATCATGCAACACATCGAGTTTGCAAAGCTGGACCTTAATCCCACCCAGAAAACACAGAATCTCATGGCGAGATTGGGAGACGATGCTATCTGGAAACGTCTCCGAGCACTACAGCAGGAGAAGCGCACGCGAAAAAGAACCGCCGAATGGATTGAAGCGGTTACGCGTAATCG AGAAGCTGACAGGCAACTAACTATTCATAGTAGGATATCCACGCGACTCCCACCCCCAGCAAATGGACCAAGAAGCCCTAGAAGTATCACGAGTTTTAGCTCGGCGAGTAGTTTTAGCCATCAGA TCTCCAATTCTAGCAGCGAATGGCTTGACGCTAAGGTTGGTCACTTCCCGGGCCGGATCTCGTCCTCGGATGTC CATATCTCCATCATGGGCGTCTTTACAAAGTTCCGCTTCTTCAATCGACGACTCGCGCTGTCATGCGTGCTCATCGCCGTGTCGACGTTTAATTATGGATTTGACAACCAGGCATTTGCGACGACGCAGGCGATGGATGCGTTTGATAAGCAGTTTGGCGTTTGGAATGAGAAGACGGGGACGTATATTCTTGAGCCGTCGTGGCTTTCGCTGTTTAACAGTTTGAACTATATCGGTTTTGCTGCTG GTGTTCTTATTGGAACTTGGATCTCTTCACGATGGGGTCGACGATGGTGCATGTTCGTCATGAGCGTGTATGCCCTTGGTACAGCGACTATCGCTGTCACGTCTTTCCATCGTGAGCAGATCATGGCAGCTCGAATTCTCAATTACGTCTACGTCGGCATggagcttggtgttgttccAACCTTTCAGTCCGAAATCG TTCCCGCTCAAGCTCGTGGCTTCATGGTCGGATCGTACCAACTTAGCCTCGCGGTCGGCGGCCTCGTCATCAATAGCATCTGCTTCGGAACAAGCTCTCTCCCCGACAACCGCGCCTGGCGAATCCCTCTCGGCATGTTCTACATCGTGCCTAGTATTGTCGTGGCAGGCATCTGGTTCGTTCCCGAGTCGCCGCGATGGCTGCTTCGAAAGAATAGAGTCGAAGAGGCGCGAAAGAGTCTCCAACAAATCCGCGAAGGAGCTTTTACAGATGAAGAGATCGACGCTGAGttcacggaactcaaggtCTCTTTGGAGCAGGAGACTGAGCAGGGACGATTCGTTGAGCTTCTGAGGGGTATTAACCTGAAGCGAACTCTCATTGTTATGGCCGTCAACTTTTATCAGCAGGCTGGTGGTCAAGCTTTCGTGTCGCAGTATGGTACTATTTACGTCAAGTCTCTTGGGACCATCAACCCATTTGGCTTCAGTTTAATCACATCCGCCATCAGCATCATTTCAATTACCTGCATCCTTCTTTGGACTGATATCGTTGGTAGACG TGTCCTCATGATGGCATCGTCTATCACCATGTTTGTTgccatgatgacgatgggGGGTCTTGGTATCGTATCTCCTGTGGATGATTCGAGGAAGAAGGGCGTGATCAGCATGATGGCTGTGTTTGCCTCCGGTTTCGGAATGGGGTGGGCACCGCTCGTCTACGTCGTCACCACTGAGCTCTCGGCTCTCCGGCTCCGTGATCTCACATCGCGAGTTGGCTTCACCACCAATGTCATCATGAA CTTCACTGTCAACTTCAGCATCCCATATCTCATCTACGACAAGTACGCTGGCTTGAACAGCAAAGTTGGCTTCATCTTTGGAGGCATCATGGCTACTGCCCTCGTGTTTGTTTACTTCTGTGTTCCTGAGTGCAAGGGTAAAACGCTGGAACAAGTCGATTTCCTGTTCAACCAAGGTGTTCCGATCCGACAGTTTGGAAAGGTTGATGCGGCGGAGATGATGCGCGCTACACAGGAGGAAGATGGATTGGGCAAGGTGCATTCTGATGGCAAGGATAATACCGTGACAGCGGAACGGCGAGTCTAA